In Flavobacterium endoglycinae, one DNA window encodes the following:
- a CDS encoding GreA/GreB family elongation factor: protein MKPTPTFCKADYQFLRELILKSKNATNTKEANQLSQELDRAVIGKESDLDLVIRINSFVTIEDVKANKQMKIQIVLPSAADVKQSKISILAPLSVAIIGFKENDQVDWEMPAGIKTLKIVAVDNSAVLHS from the coding sequence ATGAAACCAACACCTACTTTCTGCAAAGCAGATTATCAATTTCTAAGAGAATTGATTTTAAAAAGTAAAAATGCAACAAATACAAAAGAAGCCAATCAGCTTTCACAGGAACTTGACCGCGCTGTAATAGGCAAAGAAAGTGATTTAGATTTGGTTATACGCATCAATTCCTTTGTGACTATTGAAGATGTAAAAGCCAATAAACAAATGAAAATTCAAATCGTTTTACCTTCGGCAGCCGATGTAAAACAATCTAAAATATCGATTCTAGCACCTTTAAGTGTGGCCATTATTGGTTTTAAAGAAAATGATCAAGTTGATTGGGAAATGCCTGCAGGTATTAAAACATTAAAGATTGTTGCTGTAGATAATTCGGCAGTACTTCATTCTTAA
- a CDS encoding c-type cytochrome has product MRKTLILAGTVLVLVACSTKQSMAEAPPPPPPPSKEVSAKDLVFGDTALAEGKQLYDNNCAKCHKWYEPKQFSKEEWKPILVRMQKKAKLDDMQMASITNFIDSQL; this is encoded by the coding sequence ATGAGAAAGACTTTAATTTTAGCAGGAACGGTTTTAGTTTTAGTAGCCTGTAGTACTAAACAATCAATGGCAGAAGCTCCGCCACCTCCGCCGCCGCCTTCAAAAGAAGTATCTGCTAAAGATCTTGTATTTGGTGATACAGCTTTGGCAGAAGGAAAACAATTGTATGATAACAATTGTGCAAAATGTCATAAATGGTACGAACCAAAACAGTTTAGCAAAGAAGAGTGGAAACCAATTTTGGTAAGAATGCAGAAAAAGGCGAAACTTGACGATATGCAAATGGCTTCAATAACCAATTTTATTGATTCTCAGTTGTAA